One genomic region from Hemiscyllium ocellatum isolate sHemOce1 chromosome 13, sHemOce1.pat.X.cur, whole genome shotgun sequence encodes:
- the LOC132821698 gene encoding extracellular calcium-sensing receptor-like — translation MCLLLFLIHLLAVPALGQNDSLCRLRGRFDLPRLSKDGDIVIGGSFNIHYYREEQFLDFRSPPGPPECKSFDLTQFQFAQTMIYTIEEINKNQTLIPNIKLGYQIHDGCGDPAMSTKVTTLLISGQEETLADPKCKTTSNIPAIVTDAESMQSVAVARVITPFNVTMFSYSAAYDYLNNMYEFPTFFRTIPNDYHQVDGLAQLVKYFGWNWIGTIRSNSTYGALAMDEIIKAMESLGICIAFSEAVHKTDSKEKLLNLIKIIKEATTKIIVAFVAQADMAVLLQEIVRQNVTGIQWIGSESWITMPGISPVKDVRFLAGTVGFAVPKAKLPGLKEFLLEVHPSKYPKNVFVSEFWETTFECIDSDSEVKFCTGDEKLEEVDNQYTDTSQLRIAYNVYKAVYAIAHSLNNMLSKTNFTFTQLDLWELLHYMYAVNFTARNGESIYFDPNLDTVPLYELVNWQMNSEGVAHVMTIGHYDGLVPFDKRLYLNKENIIWINGKKEVPRGVCSDSCLPGTWKTVKKEMPLCCFTCIPCSDGEISNVTDSVSCLKCPSEYWSNQFKTQCVPKKIEFLSFDDEMGSSLLTLAVIGACLTVATAIIFYKHRQTPLVKANNSELSFLLLFALTLCFLCSLAFIDRPSVWSCMLRHTVFSITFVLCLSCILGKTLVVLMAFKTRLPNNKKIQWFSPMHQRLNVCALTSVQTIICIIWLTTSPPFPVNSTKYYKTIIIQECNVGSMVYFCCVFSYIGALACVCCGLAFLARKLPDNFNEATFITFSMLIFCAVWITFIPAYVSSPGKYTVAVEVFAILASSFGLLFCIFAPKCYIILLQPEKNTKKYLMRKSRAKKN, via the exons TTTTGACTTGACACAGTTTCAGTTTGCCCAAACCATGATCTACACCATCGAGGAAATAAACAAGAACCAGACTCTGATACCGAATATTAAACTTGGCTACCAGATTCACGATGGCTGTGGGGACCCAGCCATGTCGACCAAAGTCACCACCCTCCTCATCAGTGGGCAGGAAGAAACCCTCGCTGACCCAAAGTGCAAAACAACCTCCAACATCCCAGCAATTGTTACAGATGCCGAATCCATGCAATCTGTAGCTGTCGCAAGAGTCATTACTCCCTTCAATGTCACAATG TTCAGCTATTCTGCTGCTTATGATTATCTCAACAACATGTACGAATTCCCTACATTTTTCCGAACCATTCCAAACGACTACCACCAAGTGGATGGTTTAGCTCAACTCGTCAAGTACTTTGGATGGAACTGGATCGGTACAATAAGGAGCAACTCCACCTACGGCGCCTTGGCAATGGACGAGATTATCAAAGCTATGGAGAGTTTAGGTATTTGTATCGCTTTTTCCGAAGCCGTTCACAAAACAGACTCAAAAGAGAAGCTACTGAATCTCATCAAAATCATCAAAGAGGCCACCACAAAGATCATTGTTGCCTTCGTTGCTCAAGCAGATATGGCAGTCCTTTTGCAAGAAATTGTCCGGCAGAACGTGACAGGAATCCAATGGATAGGGAGTGAGTCTTGGATCACGATGCCAGGCATCTCCCCCGTAAAAGATGTAAGATTCCTAGCTGGGACAGTGGGTTTCGCTGTCCCGAAGGCCAAACTACCGGGGCTAAAGGAATTTCTCCTTGAAGTTCACCCGTCGAAATACCCCAAAAATGTATTTGTGTCTGAGTTTTGGGAAACCACATTTGAATGT ATTGACAGTGACTCTGAAGTCAAGTTCTGCACTGGAGATGAAAAGCTGGAAGAAGTAGATAATCAATACACTGATACGTCACAACTGAGAATTGCTTATAATGTATATAAAGCCGTGTATGCAATAGCACATTCCCTAAATAACATGCTGTCAAAAACAAATTTTACCTTTACACAACTTGACCTTTGGGAG CTGCTTCATTATATGTATGCTGTGAATTTTACAGCACGAAATGGAGAAAGTATATACTTTGACCCAAACTTAGATACAGTCCCATTATATGAGTTGGTAAATTGGCAGATGAATTCTGAAGGTGTTGCTCATGTAATGACAATTGGACATTATGATGGACTTGTACCTTTTGACAAAAGACTCTATTTAAACAAAGAAAACATTATTTGGATAAATGGGAAAAAGGAG GTTCCCCGAGGAGTTTGTTCTGACAGTTGTCTTCCTGGCACATGGAAAACCGTCAAAAAAGAAATGCCCTTGTGTTGTTTTACCTGTATACCGTGCTCCGACGGTGAGATCAGCAATGTGACAG ACTCAGTATCTTGCTTAAAATGCCCATCAGAATACTGGTCCAATCAGTTCAAAACCCAGTGTGTGCCAAAGAAGATTGAATTTCTTTCTTTTGATGACGAGATGGGAAGTTCACTCCTGACCCTGGCAGTGATTGGAGCCTGTTTGACAGTGGCTACTGCTATCATCTTTTATAAGCACAGGCAGACACCTCTTGTCAAAGCCAATAATTCAGAGTTGAGCTTCCTTCTTCTATTTGCCCTAACACTTTGCTTCCTCTGTTCTTTGGCCTTTATTGACCGGccgtctgtgtggtcctgcatgTTGCGCCACACTGTGTTCAGTATTACTTttgttctctgtctctcttgtatTTTGGGGAAAACACTGGTTGTGTTGATGGCTTTCAAAACCAGACTTCCCAACAATAAAAAGATCCAATGGTTTAGTCCGATGCATCAAAGACTGAATGTTTGTGCCCTCACATCTGTCCAAACTATAATTTGTATTATTTGGCTAACCACTTCACCTCCTTTCCCTGTGAACAGCACAAAGTACTACAAGACTATAATTATACAGGAATGCAATGTTGGGTCCATGGTGTATTTCTGCTGTGTATTCAGTTATATCGGTGCTCTGGCATGTGTGTGCTGTGGGCTCGCATTTTTAGCTAGAAAGCTGCCAGACAACTTCAATGAGGCAACTTTTATAACCTTCAGCATGCTCATATTTTGTGCAGTGTGGATAACGTTTATCCCAGCGTATGTCAGCTCCCCTGGAAAGTACACTGTGGCAGTAGAGGTTTTTGCCATTCTGGCATCAAGCTTTGGCCTGCTGTTCTGCATTTTCGCTCCCAAATGTTATATCATCTTACTTCAAccagaaaaaaacacaaagaaataTCTAATGCGTAAATCCCgggcaaaaaaaaattga